The following are from one region of the Candidatus Nezhaarchaeales archaeon genome:
- a CDS encoding radical SAM protein: protein MEGASTAGMVQFFKAVADNPFTRRVLKGLLARCVKDGKPRLEVALELYVGVRGKACHRCRLAEKLVKPVVEAGANAFGATKEQIKERFRDPYWRRGLVNVIAGISLFGVRRPYVPGAPFQVVWNVTRVCNLKCKHCYENAGVKDRVELGTREAIKAIDTLADAGVVILAFSGGEPTLRPDITVLIKHAADRGMYVAMATNATTLSPERVKELKEAGLGFVQISLDGVNPETHDRFRGVPGSFAKAVEGIKNCVTQGIFVEVAATVTRYNLKEVPSMIEFIEKLGANWFMAYNFIPTGRGLNIVEADLTPEEREWLLKELWGRMKEGGIEVLSTAPQYARVAQQVEAEGYIIPTHFYNPKLVGDLKRLSEFIGGCGAGRFYLALEPNGDLYPCVFFPHDEKTRLGNILKDDFEKIWRESKLLWALRDKDQLKGNCGFCEFRYVCGGCRARAYGYFADPLAPDPGCIRNKDVFERLIRSLRPFSRNSTVTRFPFGSAG, encoded by the coding sequence ATGGAGGGGGCTTCGACCGCTGGCATGGTTCAATTCTTTAAGGCGGTCGCTGATAACCCCTTTACTAGGCGCGTATTAAAGGGCTTATTAGCCCGTTGTGTGAAGGATGGAAAGCCTAGGCTGGAGGTAGCTTTAGAGTTATATGTAGGTGTAAGGGGTAAGGCTTGCCACCGCTGTAGGTTGGCTGAGAAGCTTGTAAAGCCCGTGGTTGAAGCTGGAGCTAACGCCTTTGGAGCTACCAAGGAGCAGATTAAGGAGAGGTTTCGCGATCCCTATTGGCGTAGGGGCTTGGTTAACGTTATCGCGGGCATATCCTTATTCGGGGTTAGAAGACCCTACGTTCCCGGTGCGCCTTTTCAGGTGGTTTGGAACGTTACTAGGGTTTGTAACTTAAAGTGTAAACACTGCTATGAAAACGCTGGGGTTAAGGATAGGGTTGAGCTCGGTACGAGGGAGGCTATTAAGGCTATAGATACACTGGCTGATGCAGGCGTAGTTATATTGGCGTTTTCAGGAGGTGAACCTACTCTTCGTCCTGATATAACCGTGCTTATTAAGCATGCTGCTGATCGAGGTATGTATGTAGCTATGGCTACTAACGCTACAACCCTTAGCCCTGAAAGGGTTAAGGAGTTAAAGGAAGCTGGGCTAGGCTTTGTTCAAATTAGCTTGGACGGCGTTAACCCTGAAACCCATGATAGGTTTAGGGGTGTTCCGGGGTCCTTCGCTAAGGCCGTTGAAGGGATTAAGAACTGTGTTACTCAAGGGATATTCGTAGAAGTAGCTGCGACCGTTACCCGGTACAACTTGAAGGAGGTACCATCCATGATTGAGTTCATTGAAAAGCTTGGCGCTAACTGGTTTATGGCTTACAACTTTATACCGACCGGTAGGGGCCTTAACATAGTGGAGGCAGACTTAACCCCTGAAGAAAGGGAATGGCTACTTAAAGAGTTGTGGGGGCGGATGAAGGAGGGTGGTATTGAAGTATTATCAACGGCTCCTCAATACGCGAGGGTAGCTCAGCAAGTTGAAGCAGAGGGCTACATAATACCAACCCACTTCTATAACCCTAAGCTCGTAGGCGATTTAAAGAGGCTATCCGAGTTCATAGGTGGATGCGGAGCTGGAAGGTTTTATTTAGCGTTAGAGCCAAACGGCGACTTATATCCTTGCGTCTTCTTCCCCCACGATGAAAAAACTAGGCTTGGAAACATATTGAAGGACGACTTCGAAAAGATATGGAGAGAGTCAAAGCTATTATGGGCTTTAAGGGATAAGGACCAGCTTAAAGGTAACTGTGGCTTCTGCGAGTTTAGGTATGTATGTGGCGGTTGTAGAGCTAGAGCGTATGGCTACTTCGCAGACCCATTAGCTCCAGATCCAGGCTGCATAAGGAATAAGGATGTCTTTGAGAGACTGATACGCTCTTTAAGACCTTTTAGCCGTAATTCTACGGTTACACGGTTCCCATTCGGAAGCGCAGGTTAA
- a CDS encoding MBL fold metallo-hydrolase, whose amino-acid sequence MISRFGEPVKVLDGVYCIPSLAFDSNVYVLLGSHGFIMVDSGLGLNTKSIINALGKLGLRVEDLRVLINTHCHIDHTGGNREILSLSGAKLALHEEDAKFLEDGEASAVEPLGILDVSLKPLKVDFKLKEDSVLNLGVRTLRVIHTPGHTPGSLCLFDEANKVLISGDTVFLDGVGRYDLPYSSYQDLLRSVEKLTKLDVNTLLPGHGPYTVKGGKQCVVRDLKLLKTFGPL is encoded by the coding sequence ATGATTTCAAGGTTTGGGGAGCCGGTTAAGGTTTTAGACGGCGTATACTGCATACCGAGCTTAGCCTTCGATTCTAACGTTTACGTGCTTTTAGGGTCCCACGGCTTCATAATGGTTGATTCAGGCCTAGGGCTTAATACTAAAAGCATAATTAACGCCTTAGGAAAGCTAGGTTTACGCGTAGAGGATTTACGGGTCCTCATTAACACGCACTGCCATATAGATCATACAGGTGGAAACCGTGAAATCTTAAGCTTAAGCGGGGCTAAGCTAGCGCTCCATGAGGAGGACGCCAAATTCTTAGAGGATGGTGAAGCATCCGCCGTAGAGCCCTTAGGCATTTTAGACGTAAGCCTTAAACCCTTAAAAGTTGACTTTAAGCTTAAGGAGGATAGCGTCTTAAACCTCGGCGTTAGAACGCTCCGAGTAATCCATACACCTGGCCATACCCCAGGCTCCCTATGCCTCTTCGATGAGGCTAATAAGGTCCTCATATCGGGGGACACAGTCTTCCTAGACGGGGTTGGAAGGTACGACCTACCCTATTCAAGCTACCAAGACCTACTTAGATCTGTAGAGAAGCTTACTAAGCTCGACGTGAACACACTACTACCTGGACATGGGCCCTACACGGTTAAAGGCGGCAAACAATGCGTAGTTAGAGACCTAAAACTACTTAAAACCTTCGGGCCGCTCTAA
- a CDS encoding branched-chain amino acid ABC transporter permease codes for MDGLTLPVEALFLVDLMSTFAPYLLVTLSLNLEYGYTGVPDFGKTLAVAGGAFLVGYLPGRLLMQLLGVGLGLSYVEHNAEIVTKINEFLRVNVPLSMAVLALTLALAMVVGAALGFLVSHPAIRLREISLAMVFLAAGEALVVIGHNYPELAGGTLGIGVPDVFAWAGEYRFPMVTAFMIAVVVAVFIYLYLLTKSPLGRLLRAVRDDENAALALGKDVTKVRIKVITLASAITALGGALYAIYTGSVIAAAYQKVSWTFWPWVMVILGGTANNVGVVLGTFVFVTVRKLIIFYKDAFAPYVPFDVVWLDMLLLGVALILILLYRPEGLIPEKPIKTVAVRRVTAALKLREPGIKG; via the coding sequence GTGGACGGGTTGACGCTTCCAGTTGAAGCGTTATTCTTGGTTGACTTAATGTCTACCTTCGCTCCTTACCTCCTAGTAACGTTAAGCTTAAACTTAGAGTACGGGTATACGGGGGTACCGGACTTCGGTAAGACTTTAGCTGTAGCTGGTGGGGCCTTTCTAGTAGGTTATCTCCCGGGTAGGCTTTTAATGCAGCTTTTAGGGGTGGGGCTCGGGTTAAGCTATGTGGAGCATAACGCTGAAATAGTTACGAAGATAAACGAATTTCTACGCGTCAACGTGCCCTTATCGATGGCGGTATTAGCGTTAACGTTAGCGTTAGCCATGGTTGTAGGCGCTGCTCTCGGCTTCCTAGTTTCCCATCCGGCTATTAGGCTCCGTGAAATAAGCTTGGCCATGGTGTTTCTAGCGGCCGGTGAAGCCCTAGTGGTAATAGGGCATAACTACCCTGAGTTGGCCGGCGGGACATTGGGAATAGGTGTTCCAGACGTATTCGCCTGGGCTGGTGAGTATAGGTTCCCTATGGTCACGGCGTTCATGATTGCCGTGGTCGTAGCGGTGTTTATTTACTTATACCTACTAACTAAGTCGCCTTTAGGGCGACTACTTAGAGCCGTAAGGGATGATGAAAACGCGGCTTTAGCGCTAGGTAAAGACGTAACTAAGGTAAGGATAAAGGTCATTACGCTCGCGTCCGCTATAACGGCCCTTGGAGGGGCCCTTTACGCTATTTACACTGGTAGCGTTATAGCCGCGGCCTATCAAAAGGTTAGTTGGACATTCTGGCCCTGGGTAATGGTGATCCTAGGCGGTACCGCGAATAACGTTGGCGTTGTCTTAGGGACGTTCGTTTTTGTAACCGTTAGGAAGCTAATAATATTTTATAAGGATGCGTTTGCTCCCTACGTACCCTTCGATGTGGTTTGGCTCGATATGCTGCTTCTAGGCGTAGCCCTCATCCTAATACTCCTCTATAGGCCTGAGGGATTAATACCGGAGAAGCCGATTAAGACCGTGGCGGTAAGGAGGGTTACGGCTGCCTTAAAGTTAAGGGAGCCAGGTATTAAGGGGTAG
- a CDS encoding branched-chain amino acid ABC transporter permease: MQMFIEPIYKDALVFSSLLSLLSLGLTLTFLTTRIPNFAHGCFATVGIYVALTVHKVFKADIYYGLPLAFLLTGFLALLQYLVVLKPLSRRRASVITLMVATIALELILLAVLNIYADYLARTFKISSRYFQLRGADFQLAGERGLLFVAPSLVAITTLLLHLALTKTKFGVAMRATIENPDLASALGINADLVYKVSWFLAGGLAGLAGGLLPLWFIGNPDTGDYMLVSIFAASVTGGLFSIYGGLFGGFFVGFVEVLGTGKLALSVGTWIIPYRPIIPLLAMVITLLIAPRGITGIMVSRVRFKWIRVWRWTG; this comes from the coding sequence ATGCAAATGTTCATTGAGCCGATCTATAAGGATGCATTAGTGTTTTCAAGCCTCCTATCCCTTTTAAGCCTTGGGCTTACATTAACCTTCCTAACGACGAGGATACCGAACTTCGCCCACGGCTGCTTCGCCACCGTGGGGATATACGTAGCGCTAACGGTCCATAAGGTGTTTAAGGCGGATATATACTACGGCTTACCGTTAGCATTCCTACTTACGGGTTTCCTCGCGCTACTTCAGTACCTAGTCGTCCTTAAACCCTTATCGAGGAGGAGGGCTTCCGTCATAACCTTAATGGTGGCTACCATAGCCCTCGAACTCATACTGTTAGCGGTACTCAATATTTACGCCGACTACTTAGCTCGGACGTTTAAAATTTCATCTAGGTATTTCCAGTTAAGGGGTGCAGACTTCCAGTTAGCCGGTGAACGGGGGCTCCTCTTCGTAGCTCCCTCCCTCGTAGCTATTACAACCTTATTACTCCACCTAGCTTTAACTAAGACTAAGTTCGGGGTCGCTATGAGAGCTACCATAGAAAACCCGGATTTAGCCTCAGCCCTAGGTATTAACGCTGACTTAGTGTATAAAGTATCATGGTTTCTAGCTGGAGGGCTAGCTGGGTTAGCTGGAGGGCTTCTACCGCTCTGGTTCATAGGTAACCCGGATACAGGTGATTATATGCTCGTTAGCATATTTGCAGCCAGTGTAACGGGTGGGTTATTTAGCATCTATGGGGGATTATTCGGCGGGTTTTTCGTCGGCTTCGTCGAGGTGCTGGGAACCGGGAAGCTAGCGTTATCGGTTGGAACGTGGATTATACCCTACAGGCCGATTATACCGTTATTGGCCATGGTTATAACGCTCTTAATAGCGCCTCGAGGCATCACCGGGATTATGGTGAGTAGGGTAAGGTTTAAGTGGATTAGGGTATGGAGGTGGACGGGTTGA
- a CDS encoding ABC transporter substrate-binding protein yields the protein MGSKRIGITTTVAAITIIVALIIGGVIGYLAKPPEVVEKIVEKPVEKIVEKPVEKIVEKPVPALSGEIPIGAVLCLTGALATYAENEKVALEIGVSEINDMLRKSGAPVTIKLLVEDSETKPDVALEKLKSLAAKGVKVVIGMMSSAEVRNVKGYADANKILIISPSSTAPALAIADDYVFRLPPDDTKQGSAMARVMYDVGIRCIIPIWRGDAWGDGLLATTPARFKELGGAVVEGIRYDPEKKEFSAEVAALASKVQDAVNRYGKDKVGVYCVSFEEYETISVQASEYPILKEVRWFGSDGTCLSMKFIEDKVCADFSVKTKFVNTYFAPAESRKLVELREAIKAKIGRVPDPYAYNAYDALWITVKSMFIAEKYDAEAIRTVFPKVAEATFGASGWVKLNPAGDRELADYDLWAIVVKDGKYEWVKAGYYSGATDSVTWLVSL from the coding sequence ATGGGAAGCAAGAGGATCGGAATTACAACGACGGTAGCCGCCATCACCATCATAGTCGCGCTGATCATAGGTGGAGTAATTGGATACTTAGCTAAGCCGCCCGAAGTAGTCGAGAAGATAGTGGAGAAACCTGTTGAGAAGATAGTGGAGAAACCTGTTGAGAAGATAGTGGAGAAACCTGTTCCAGCTTTAAGTGGTGAAATACCCATAGGTGCCGTGCTCTGCTTAACCGGAGCCCTCGCGACCTACGCTGAGAACGAAAAGGTAGCTTTAGAAATAGGTGTCAGCGAGATTAACGACATGTTGAGGAAATCCGGCGCTCCGGTAACCATTAAGTTGCTGGTGGAGGATAGCGAAACAAAGCCTGATGTAGCCCTCGAGAAGCTTAAGAGCTTGGCGGCTAAAGGCGTTAAAGTCGTAATAGGAATGATGTCGAGCGCGGAAGTAAGGAACGTTAAGGGCTACGCCGACGCTAATAAGATACTTATAATCAGTCCGTCCTCAACAGCGCCAGCTCTAGCCATAGCCGATGACTACGTGTTCCGCCTCCCTCCTGACGATACTAAGCAAGGCTCAGCTATGGCTAGGGTAATGTACGACGTAGGCATTAGATGCATTATACCCATATGGAGGGGGGATGCTTGGGGCGATGGCTTACTAGCAACGACGCCGGCCAGATTTAAGGAGCTTGGGGGTGCCGTAGTCGAAGGTATAAGATATGACCCCGAAAAGAAGGAGTTCTCAGCCGAAGTTGCCGCTTTAGCTTCAAAGGTTCAAGACGCCGTTAATAGGTACGGTAAGGATAAGGTAGGTGTTTACTGTGTATCCTTCGAGGAGTATGAGACCATTTCCGTTCAAGCTAGCGAGTACCCTATACTTAAAGAGGTTAGGTGGTTTGGAAGTGATGGGACATGTCTTTCCATGAAGTTCATCGAGGATAAGGTTTGCGCTGACTTCTCGGTGAAAACGAAGTTCGTTAATACTTACTTCGCCCCAGCTGAGTCGAGAAAGCTCGTCGAGCTTAGGGAAGCTATTAAGGCGAAGATAGGCAGGGTTCCAGACCCCTACGCTTATAACGCTTACGACGCCCTATGGATCACCGTTAAAAGTATGTTTATAGCCGAGAAGTACGATGCTGAGGCAATTAGAACAGTCTTCCCCAAGGTAGCCGAAGCAACCTTCGGGGCGAGCGGTTGGGTTAAGTTAAACCCGGCTGGCGATAGGGAGTTAGCGGATTACGATCTATGGGCTATAGTGGTTAAGGACGGTAAGTACGAATGGGTTAAAGCTGGTTACTACTCCGGTGCTACTGACTCTGTAACTTGGCTTGTTTCACTTTAA
- a CDS encoding ABC transporter ATP-binding protein, with protein sequence MEQELVVNGVKKSFGGLLALQGVSLSVNKGSLTMLIGPNGSGKTTLINVIAGFYKPDEGSVLFEGRDITGWPPNKIYDAGLVRTFQIPSPFVKLSVLENLLTASPRNPGESILKAPVRRLWVRKEREDVERAFKVMELLELDHLWDQPANTLSGGQLKLLEVGRALMSGAKLILMDEPASGINPALAHKVFSHIVDIKSKLGLTFLIVEHRLEIALRYVDYVYAMSQGKVISHGSGEEVLKDPKVIEGYLGG encoded by the coding sequence TTGGAGCAGGAGCTCGTTGTAAACGGGGTTAAAAAGAGCTTCGGGGGATTACTAGCCTTACAGGGGGTAAGCCTTAGCGTTAATAAGGGTTCGTTAACGATGCTGATAGGCCCTAATGGTAGCGGTAAAACAACGCTTATTAACGTTATAGCTGGCTTCTATAAGCCTGATGAGGGATCGGTGCTTTTCGAAGGAAGAGATATAACCGGTTGGCCTCCTAATAAGATCTACGATGCCGGATTGGTTCGAACCTTTCAGATTCCCTCTCCCTTCGTAAAGCTATCGGTGCTTGAAAACCTGTTAACGGCCAGCCCGAGGAACCCTGGTGAAAGCATTCTTAAGGCTCCCGTAAGAAGGTTATGGGTTAGGAAGGAGCGTGAAGACGTTGAAAGGGCCTTTAAGGTTATGGAGCTACTCGAGCTGGACCATTTATGGGATCAACCGGCTAACACGTTAAGCGGCGGCCAGTTAAAGCTGTTAGAGGTGGGTAGGGCCCTTATGAGCGGCGCTAAGCTAATATTGATGGATGAGCCAGCGTCCGGTATAAATCCTGCCTTAGCCCATAAGGTGTTTTCACACATAGTCGATATTAAGAGTAAGCTAGGCCTTACCTTCCTGATAGTTGAGCATAGGTTAGAGATAGCTTTAAGGTACGTTGACTACGTTTACGCAATGTCGCAGGGCAAGGTCATATCGCATGGTAGCGGCGAGGAGGTCTTAAAGGACCCTAAGGTTATAGAAGGTTACCTGGGAGGGTGA
- a CDS encoding ABC transporter ATP-binding protein: MLKVEGVNAGYGRFHVLFDVNTTVEEKLVTVVVGPNGSGKSTFLKTICGLTTVYSGRILYGQEEITRLPPHQIARKGIAYLPQVGNVFLNLSVKENLLMSSYTLNEDEARKRIGEVLDYFPVLKEFYSRKANTLSGGERQMLAMAMALVRRPKLMLFDEPTANLSPKLALEVLTRIVKLRDDYGITIVLVEQNAKRALELGDKALLFVGGRINFEGEPNALLKHPELSSLYLGVKAS; this comes from the coding sequence ATGCTTAAGGTTGAAGGCGTTAACGCCGGCTACGGGAGGTTCCACGTGCTTTTCGACGTTAACACTACCGTGGAGGAGAAGCTGGTTACGGTGGTGGTAGGCCCGAACGGCAGCGGGAAAAGCACCTTCCTTAAAACTATTTGCGGCTTAACCACCGTTTACTCTGGTCGAATACTTTACGGGCAGGAGGAGATTACGCGGTTACCACCTCATCAAATAGCTAGGAAGGGAATAGCTTACCTACCGCAGGTGGGTAACGTCTTCTTAAACCTAAGCGTGAAGGAAAACCTCTTAATGTCGAGTTACACGCTTAATGAAGATGAAGCCCGGAAGAGGATAGGCGAGGTTCTAGATTACTTCCCGGTGCTAAAGGAGTTCTATAGTAGGAAGGCTAACACGTTAAGCGGTGGGGAGAGGCAGATGCTCGCCATGGCCATGGCGCTGGTAAGAAGGCCGAAGCTTATGCTCTTCGATGAACCTACGGCCAACCTATCGCCGAAGCTCGCTTTAGAAGTTCTCACTAGGATAGTTAAGTTAAGGGATGACTACGGGATAACCATAGTCCTCGTGGAGCAAAACGCTAAAAGGGCCTTAGAACTTGGCGATAAAGCATTACTATTCGTCGGAGGTAGGATCAACTTTGAAGGTGAACCTAACGCGCTTTTAAAGCACCCGGAGTTAAGCTCCCTCTACCTAGGAGTTAAAGCCTCTTAA
- a CDS encoding YkgJ family cysteine cluster protein encodes MGYVPWRSVKGWVCLGCGECCKRYRVFLTAYEYVVIIKRFGSRFIDVSKTGDLCLKRVEGTCVFQDVNGLCQLQPLGLKPLACKVWPFKVQDAPAKGFWDEYASFNYADKTYYVYVNTDCNGINNGTFNDLIQAIREVIEIHRNPWRPQFYSTSRRVTLGLELQGIPLYLERPTSKPLWTYSGLR; translated from the coding sequence GTGGGCTACGTGCCTTGGAGGAGCGTTAAAGGTTGGGTCTGCTTAGGTTGTGGTGAATGCTGTAAGCGTTATAGGGTCTTTCTAACGGCTTATGAATACGTTGTAATCATTAAAAGGTTCGGGTCAAGGTTTATCGATGTATCTAAAACTGGCGATCTCTGCCTTAAAAGGGTTGAGGGTACCTGCGTATTTCAAGACGTTAACGGGCTCTGCCAGCTTCAACCTTTAGGCCTTAAACCGTTGGCCTGTAAGGTTTGGCCTTTCAAGGTTCAAGATGCTCCGGCTAAAGGTTTTTGGGACGAGTACGCTAGCTTCAACTACGCGGATAAAACCTACTACGTCTACGTGAACACGGATTGCAACGGTATTAACAATGGAACCTTCAACGACTTAATTCAAGCTATACGCGAAGTTATCGAGATACATAGGAACCCGTGGAGGCCCCAGTTCTACTCCACGTCCCGTAGGGTTACGTTAGGCTTGGAGCTTCAAGGTATACCGCTCTACTTGGAACGGCCGACGTCGAAGCCCCTCTGGACCTACTCGGGCTTACGTTAA
- the larE gene encoding ATP-dependent sacrificial sulfur transferase LarE, producing the protein MREDEALKLLLDWFKGRGKVAVLLSGGVDSSVVTAAAKRALGDAAVAITVRSITLPPDELEAAKNIANLLGVKHVVIDHDELKDPEFVKNPPNRCYYCKKGMLVRVKEAVKGLEVEQVVDGTNADDLKGYRPGALALLEEGVRSPLAELGIGKSMVRRLAKSLNLPNADKPSMACLASRFPYNQPLNLEALVRVAKAELKVRELVGVKQVRVRDHAGVARIEVGRDERKLFFNELLMDAIYQHLKALGFIYVTLDLAGYREGSLNEALNKSSS; encoded by the coding sequence TTGCGGGAGGATGAAGCCTTAAAGCTCCTACTTGACTGGTTTAAAGGCAGAGGTAAGGTCGCAGTACTACTCTCCGGAGGCGTTGATAGCTCCGTTGTAACCGCTGCAGCTAAGAGGGCGTTGGGGGATGCGGCGGTGGCTATAACCGTGAGGTCGATAACCCTACCCCCAGATGAACTGGAAGCCGCTAAAAACATAGCTAACCTCTTAGGCGTGAAGCACGTGGTAATCGATCACGATGAGCTTAAAGACCCTGAATTCGTTAAAAACCCGCCTAACCGTTGTTACTACTGTAAGAAGGGTATGCTGGTAAGAGTTAAGGAGGCCGTTAAAGGGCTTGAAGTGGAGCAGGTAGTTGATGGTACTAATGCCGACGACCTTAAGGGTTATAGGCCCGGTGCCTTAGCCCTCCTAGAGGAGGGGGTTAGAAGCCCTCTAGCCGAGTTAGGAATTGGTAAAAGTATGGTTCGTAGGCTCGCTAAATCGTTAAACTTACCAAACGCTGATAAACCTTCCATGGCTTGCTTAGCGTCCAGATTCCCCTATAACCAACCCCTAAACCTCGAAGCTTTAGTGAGGGTGGCTAAAGCGGAGCTTAAGGTACGGGAGCTAGTAGGCGTTAAGCAGGTTAGAGTTCGAGATCACGCCGGCGTAGCCCGTATAGAGGTTGGAAGGGATGAGCGTAAACTGTTCTTTAACGAGCTCTTAATGGATGCTATCTATCAACATCTTAAGGCCCTAGGGTTCATATACGTAACCCTAGACTTAGCAGGTTATAGGGAGGGTAGCCTTAATGAGGCCCTTAACAAGTCCTCAAGTTAA
- a CDS encoding SAM-dependent methyltransferase produces the protein MRPLTSPQVKIVVEHLEPELSDWLLYEYENASRIVGVDRLMFTNVPSFDVERLKGFGEVRSEHVWELFNPEDLVVLDPQAPQPLQPEDVKRKKVVIGGILGDNPPRGRTMKLLTSKIKGVTSRNIGVYQFSIDGSAYIAKRVIEGCRLEAIAVRRRLTIKVSRNHLIMLPYAFPLHEGKPVISPKLITYLRLTDPTGYLR, from the coding sequence ATGAGGCCCTTAACAAGTCCTCAAGTTAAAATTGTAGTAGAACACCTAGAACCAGAGTTAAGCGACTGGTTGCTTTACGAGTATGAAAACGCCTCTAGAATCGTTGGCGTAGACCGCTTAATGTTCACCAACGTGCCGAGCTTCGACGTAGAACGATTAAAGGGCTTCGGCGAGGTAAGAAGCGAGCACGTATGGGAACTTTTCAACCCTGAAGACCTAGTAGTGCTTGATCCTCAAGCACCTCAACCGCTTCAACCGGAGGACGTGAAAAGGAAAAAGGTCGTCATCGGCGGCATACTTGGCGATAACCCGCCTAGGGGGAGAACCATGAAGCTCCTAACCAGTAAGATTAAAGGCGTCACCTCGAGGAACATAGGGGTTTATCAGTTTTCCATCGACGGCTCAGCCTACATAGCCAAAAGGGTCATCGAGGGCTGTAGGCTTGAAGCCATAGCAGTTAGACGCCGCTTAACGATAAAGGTTAGCAGGAACCACCTAATCATGCTCCCCTACGCCTTCCCGCTCCACGAAGGGAAGCCGGTTATAAGCCCAAAGCTAATTACCTACCTAAGGTTAACTGATCCTACCGGTTACCTACGTTAA